Proteins from a genomic interval of Desulfovibrio piger:
- the moaA gene encoding GTP 3',8-cyclase MoaA: MSIHALHDDHGRTVRYLRLSLTDRCNLRCLYCHSNARHQCIPHEKVLRYEEMIRLVQIVRGMGVGKVRLTGGEPFARKGCDDFLLRLRQRFDDLDIRITTNGTLLEEHIPLLQRIRISAVNLSLDSFDRETFARVTGRDMLPEVLRALDAMLAAGIRVKINAVGLRGINDGQLADFVHAAMTLPVDVRFIEFMPMGSDTLWSPENFWPASDIRAAVEQHVRLVPLGDANEGQRGPARMFALEGGKGRMGFITPLTNHFCLSCNRLRMTSDGHLRTCLFADREYPLRPLLRHPKVTDEHIARVIAQACKSKPVGADLLAARQGGAVASSKMVSIGG; encoded by the coding sequence ATGAGCATCCATGCCCTGCACGACGACCACGGCCGCACGGTACGTTACCTGCGCCTGTCACTGACGGACCGCTGCAACCTGCGCTGTCTGTATTGTCACAGCAATGCCCGGCACCAGTGCATCCCGCACGAAAAGGTGCTGCGCTATGAGGAGATGATCCGTCTGGTGCAGATCGTGCGCGGCATGGGCGTGGGAAAGGTGCGTCTGACCGGCGGGGAACCCTTTGCGCGCAAGGGCTGTGACGATTTCCTCCTGCGGTTGCGGCAGCGCTTCGACGATCTGGACATCCGCATCACCACCAACGGCACGCTGCTGGAGGAGCACATCCCCCTGCTGCAGCGTATCCGCATCAGCGCCGTGAACCTGTCGCTGGACAGCTTCGACCGCGAGACCTTTGCCCGTGTGACCGGGCGCGACATGCTGCCCGAAGTGCTGCGGGCCCTGGACGCCATGCTGGCCGCGGGCATCCGGGTCAAGATCAATGCCGTGGGCCTGCGCGGCATCAATGACGGCCAGCTGGCCGACTTCGTCCATGCGGCCATGACCCTGCCCGTGGACGTGCGCTTCATCGAATTCATGCCCATGGGCAGCGATACCCTGTGGAGCCCCGAGAATTTCTGGCCCGCCAGCGACATCCGCGCCGCCGTGGAGCAGCACGTCCGCCTGGTGCCGCTGGGCGATGCCAACGAGGGCCAGCGCGGCCCGGCCCGCATGTTCGCCCTGGAAGGCGGCAAGGGGCGCATGGGCTTCATCACGCCGCTGACCAACCATTTCTGTCTGTCCTGCAACCGCCTGCGTATGACCAGCGACGGGCATCTGCGCACCTGTCTGTTTGCCGACAGGGAGTATCCGTTGCGGCCCCTGCTGCGTCATCCCAAGGTCACGGATGAGCATATCGCCCGGGTCATCGCCCAGGCCTGCAAGAGCAAGCCCGTGGGCGCGGATCTGCTGGCGGCCCGGCAGGGGGGCGCTGTGGCCAGCAGCAAGATGGTCTCCATCGGCGGCTAG
- a CDS encoding TetR/AcrR family transcriptional regulator, with product MGSISHGGHERGKRGDGDLTRARILESAGQLAAECGYANMTSKQVCERAHVNMAAVNYHFGSREGLYAAVLAEAHDRLFTLERLRQILAEGTAREKLSRTLDELLAHLHGPRSWHVRVLAREFFSPAGFVDPFLQEKVHPKARLLRGLLSEITGIPQEASQLDCCIASSMGTCMMLIMLDPAFANSLFPNLAEKSASLDQMVKDFIFAGLDDAAAKWRARSAGAGCGTGSDERR from the coding sequence ATGGGCAGTATTTCCCACGGGGGGCACGAGCGCGGCAAGCGCGGTGACGGGGATCTGACCCGGGCCCGGATCCTGGAATCGGCAGGGCAGCTGGCGGCCGAGTGCGGCTATGCCAACATGACCAGCAAGCAGGTCTGCGAACGGGCCCATGTGAACATGGCGGCGGTCAATTATCATTTCGGCAGCCGCGAAGGGCTGTATGCGGCCGTGCTGGCCGAGGCCCATGACCGTCTCTTCACGCTGGAGCGCCTGCGCCAGATCCTGGCGGAGGGCACGGCGCGCGAAAAGCTGTCGCGTACGCTGGACGAGCTGCTGGCCCATCTGCACGGGCCGCGCAGCTGGCATGTGCGGGTGCTGGCACGGGAGTTTTTTTCGCCGGCGGGCTTTGTGGATCCTTTCCTGCAGGAAAAGGTGCATCCCAAAGCCCGGTTGTTGCGCGGCCTGCTGAGCGAGATCACCGGCATCCCGCAGGAGGCCTCCCAGCTGGACTGCTGCATCGCCAGTTCCATGGGGACCTGCATGATGCTCATCATGCTGGATCCGGCCTTTGCCAACAGTCTGTTCCCGAACCTGGCAGAAAAAAGCGCGTCCCTTGACCAGATGGTCAAGGACTTCATCTTTGCCGGGCTGGACGATGCCGCGGCCAAGTGGCGCGCCCGTTCGGCAGGGGCCGGGTGCGGGACCGGATCCGACGAAAGACGATAG
- a CDS encoding bifunctional nuclease family protein yields MVEMHMEGLSLDPQTRKPIVILRQNDGKGLLPLWIGAMEAMTISLVLNGEELPRPLAHDLLLMVAKALNGTLTGVDIVDYRDDIYYAVLLLRGPSGLISVDCRPSDGIALALRASVPIRVKSEVFEKAAREQEPGSIHPATRHQAGSDAATDMARTADARKEADTLAALLAKGAVPEDLGEAAGPERLRDLLRALEPVSRNKM; encoded by the coding sequence ATGGTAGAGATGCACATGGAGGGCCTGAGCCTCGACCCGCAGACACGAAAACCCATCGTCATCCTGCGGCAGAACGACGGCAAGGGCCTGCTCCCGCTCTGGATCGGCGCCATGGAGGCCATGACCATCTCGCTGGTGCTCAACGGCGAGGAGCTGCCCCGCCCCCTGGCCCACGACCTGCTGCTCATGGTGGCCAAGGCCCTCAACGGCACGCTCACCGGCGTGGACATCGTGGACTACAGGGACGACATCTACTACGCCGTGCTCCTGCTGCGCGGCCCCTCGGGCCTCATCAGCGTGGACTGCCGCCCCTCGGACGGCATCGCCCTGGCCCTGCGCGCCTCGGTGCCCATCCGCGTCAAGAGCGAAGTCTTTGAAAAGGCCGCCCGCGAACAGGAGCCTGGCAGCATCCATCCCGCCACCCGGCACCAGGCCGGTTCCGATGCCGCCACCGACATGGCCCGCACCGCCGACGCCCGCAAGGAGGCCGACACCCTGGCCGCCCTGCTGGCCAAAGGCGCCGTGCCCGAAGATCTGGGCGAGGCCGCCGGGCCGGAACGGCTGCGCGACCTTTTGCGGGCCCTGGAGCCCGTATCGCGGAACAAGATGTAG
- a CDS encoding DUF5334 domain-containing protein has translation MKTLLRNQRVRRLPAVIALCASLALPLPALAWDGFDADSADLVEIIPDALPNKGDTVDVRNYSNDETTTCLVVSVTRNSRTVEIVVRTPDGEAHTLVMEGR, from the coding sequence ATGAAGACACTCTTACGCAATCAGCGTGTCCGGCGTCTGCCGGCCGTCATCGCCCTGTGTGCCTCTCTGGCCCTGCCGCTGCCCGCGCTGGCCTGGGACGGCTTTGATGCGGATTCCGCCGACCTGGTGGAGATCATCCCCGATGCCCTGCCCAACAAGGGCGACACCGTGGACGTGCGCAACTACAGCAATGACGAGACGACCACCTGCCTGGTGGTCTCCGTCACCCGCAACAGCCGCACCGTGGAGATCGTGGTCCGCACGCCCGACGGCGAAGCGCACACCCTCGTGATGGAAGGCCGCTAG
- the miaB gene encoding tRNA (N6-isopentenyl adenosine(37)-C2)-methylthiotransferase MiaB, translated as MIDNSFHIITFGCQMNVHDSQWLARALEARGFCEAPLEEARVVVVNTCSVREKPEQKVMSTLGRIRQVTGNSPRVLVAVTGCVAQQLGEKLFSRQVRLVAGSDGISGAPQAIERLLDEPALRLSLLDFTSHYVEREPGADTPSAPVGFVNIMQGCDNFCAYCIVPYTRGRQKSRLTPAILDECRHLLDRGAREITLLGQNVNAFGRDTHGDGVSFAALLEKVAALPGLKRLRYVTPHPKDMGPEDVAAFANIPQLCPRLHLPLQAGSDAVLKRMGRKYDSARYLELVASLRDARPDIALSTDLIVGFPGETEEDFAATLELMRASDFMSSFSFCYSDRPGTRASRFLDKIAPDVQQNRLLRLQALQEELSQRWLDARVGQECEVLLENASRREATDDDSLQSWQGRDIYGALVHVPLPAGDHTGRLVNARIVEAKKHSLVAEATGQPW; from the coding sequence ATGATCGACAACAGCTTCCACATCATCACCTTCGGCTGCCAGATGAACGTGCACGACTCGCAGTGGCTGGCCCGCGCCCTCGAAGCGCGCGGCTTTTGCGAGGCGCCCCTGGAAGAGGCCCGCGTGGTGGTGGTCAACACCTGTTCCGTGCGCGAAAAGCCCGAACAGAAAGTCATGAGCACCCTGGGCCGCATCCGCCAGGTCACCGGCAACTCGCCGCGTGTGCTGGTGGCCGTCACCGGCTGCGTGGCCCAGCAGCTGGGCGAAAAACTCTTCAGCCGCCAGGTGCGTCTGGTGGCGGGCAGCGACGGCATCAGCGGCGCGCCCCAGGCCATCGAACGCCTGCTGGACGAGCCCGCCCTGCGTCTTTCCCTGCTGGACTTCACCAGCCATTACGTGGAGCGCGAACCCGGCGCCGATACGCCGTCCGCGCCCGTGGGCTTCGTGAACATCATGCAGGGCTGCGACAATTTCTGCGCCTACTGCATCGTGCCCTATACCCGCGGCCGCCAGAAGTCCCGTCTGACCCCGGCCATCCTCGACGAATGCCGCCACCTGCTGGACCGCGGCGCGCGCGAGATCACCCTGCTGGGGCAGAACGTCAACGCCTTCGGCCGCGATACGCACGGCGACGGCGTCAGCTTTGCCGCCCTGCTGGAAAAAGTGGCCGCCCTGCCCGGCCTGAAGCGCCTGCGCTACGTGACGCCCCATCCCAAGGACATGGGCCCCGAAGACGTGGCGGCCTTCGCGAACATCCCGCAGCTCTGCCCGCGCCTGCACCTGCCCCTCCAGGCCGGTTCCGACGCCGTGCTCAAGCGCATGGGCCGCAAGTACGACAGCGCCCGCTATCTGGAGCTGGTGGCCAGCCTGCGTGACGCCCGCCCGGACATCGCCCTGTCCACGGACCTCATCGTGGGCTTCCCCGGCGAGACCGAGGAAGATTTCGCCGCCACGCTGGAGCTGATGCGCGCCAGTGACTTCATGTCCAGCTTCTCCTTCTGCTATTCGGACCGTCCCGGCACCCGGGCCAGCCGTTTCCTGGACAAGATCGCCCCCGACGTGCAGCAGAATCGTCTGCTGCGCCTGCAGGCCCTGCAGGAGGAGCTTTCCCAGCGCTGGCTCGACGCCCGCGTGGGCCAGGAGTGCGAAGTGCTGCTGGAGAACGCCAGCCGCCGCGAGGCCACCGACGACGACAGCCTGCAAAGCTGGCAGGGCCGCGACATCTACGGCGCCCTGGTGCATGTGCCCCTGCCCGCCGGCGACCATACCGGCCGCCTGGTCAACGCCCGCATCGTGGAAGCCAAGAAGCACAGCCTGGTGGCCGAAGCCACGGGACAGCCATGGTAG
- a CDS encoding acyl-CoA dehydratase activase-related protein, with protein sequence MEEALYLGLDAGSTTVKLALVDARGTLLEARYERHGAAVRATLRTLLEDLAERRPGLVVRPAMTGSAALQLAQALELPFVQEVLATSRAIAVLAPQTDVAVELGGEDAKILYFSDGSDNLRMNEACAGGTGAFIDQMASLLDTDAAGLDALAARHTTIYPIASRCGVFAKTDVVPLLNEGAPREDLAASIFQAVVEQTIGGLACGHPIRGKVAFLGGPLHFLPQLKARFVETLHMAPEDVVDVPDAQYVVARGTALSLVDIPGMGRPVASAPVSVAELAERARTRTFEGETSASLPPLFDSEAEYHDFLDRHRQDAAPRGRLAEASGPLYLGVDLGSTTVKAVLVDINGAVLDTWYQRNQGDPLAGLLPYAADLVDRLPAGAWIQASAATGYGADYARAALGSVISEVETVAHLKAACRLVPDATYVIDIGGQDMKCLKVRQGCIAGVTLNEACSAGCGAFLETFAQSLNLSMEEFVQAALFARHPVDLGSRCTVFMNSKVKQAQKEGASIGDIAAGLCYAVIRNALYKVLRLRTPDELGERVLVQGGSFMNDALLRVMENLLQREVSRPDIAGLMGAYGAALLALRRCAGQEERTPLSSAGLRSLEITTKSVRCRGCGNHCLLKVHRFSNGHRFVSGNRCERGGMGHSQDDVPVMPNIYAWKARRLFRYQPLEPERAPRGRMGIPRVLNIYEHYPFWFTFFTRLGYRVELSPASGKELYDLGLSSMPSQTVCYPAKLAHGHVTALLRQGVREIFFPCLPREGQDTSVRGYNCPVVSGYPEVIRLNTDEVRELGAHLYTPFVSLEHLDTLVDRLHEVLGLPKLELWEAAHAARAEQEAYRAELRAEGERILAQVERERGLGIVLCGRPYHADPAVHHGLPDYIASLGAAVLSEDSVAHLGVLRDPLRVVDQWSYHSRLYRAAALVCERPLLELVQLTSFGCGLDAVTSDQVAELLTHHGRLHTLIKIDEGASLGAARIRIRSLLAAVRERRESRAPEFRQSPRPESPYFTEDMRETHTIVAPQMAPLHFSIMEAAVNSAGYRLQVLPVVSRRAIELGLNYVHNDACYPAIVVIGQMLDALFNGRCDPQRTALMLAQTCGPCRASNYPALLRKALQEAGFPQVPILTLSSGSLNKQPGFKMSGSMLHRMILSCLYGDMLQRVSMSCRANELHKGDTDALLERWTQRAREVAGKGDTRAFRKDMRRIVEDFTKIPRDGVVRPKVGIVGEILLKYHPDANNHVARHIMDEGGEPVLTDIMDFFLYCFMDPMYRWKRLGGRILPALGSWLFIMRVEMLRASMRKALEGSIFMPVSRIRHLSHSVKGIISRGNQAGEGWLLTAEMLELIDNGATNVLCLQPFGCLPNHITGKGVMKELKRLRPAANLMAVDYDPGSSEANQLNRIKLFMSMAHAKLQQA encoded by the coding sequence ATGGAAGAAGCTTTGTATCTCGGGCTCGATGCAGGCTCCACCACGGTCAAGCTGGCCCTGGTGGATGCGCGGGGCACGCTGCTGGAAGCCCGTTATGAACGTCATGGCGCGGCGGTGCGCGCGACCTTGCGCACGTTGCTGGAAGACCTGGCCGAGCGGCGGCCCGGTCTGGTGGTGCGCCCGGCCATGACGGGTTCCGCGGCCCTGCAGCTGGCGCAGGCCCTGGAGCTGCCCTTCGTGCAGGAGGTGCTGGCCACGTCGCGGGCCATCGCCGTCCTGGCGCCGCAGACCGACGTGGCTGTGGAACTGGGGGGCGAGGACGCCAAGATCCTTTATTTTTCCGACGGTTCGGACAACCTGCGCATGAACGAGGCCTGTGCCGGCGGTACCGGGGCCTTCATCGACCAGATGGCCAGCCTGCTGGATACCGATGCGGCCGGTCTCGATGCCCTGGCCGCGCGCCACACCACCATCTATCCCATCGCGTCCCGCTGCGGCGTCTTCGCCAAGACCGACGTGGTGCCCCTGCTCAACGAAGGCGCGCCCCGCGAGGATCTGGCGGCCTCCATCTTCCAGGCCGTGGTGGAACAGACCATCGGCGGCCTGGCCTGCGGCCACCCCATCCGCGGCAAGGTCGCCTTTTTGGGCGGGCCCCTGCATTTCCTGCCCCAGCTCAAGGCCCGCTTTGTGGAGACCCTGCACATGGCTCCCGAAGACGTGGTGGATGTGCCGGACGCCCAGTACGTGGTGGCGCGCGGTACGGCCCTGAGCCTGGTGGACATCCCCGGCATGGGGCGGCCCGTGGCTTCCGCGCCCGTGAGCGTGGCCGAACTGGCCGAACGCGCCCGCACCCGTACGTTTGAGGGCGAAACCAGCGCCAGCCTGCCGCCCCTGTTCGATTCCGAAGCCGAATACCACGATTTCCTCGACCGTCACCGTCAGGACGCCGCGCCGCGCGGCCGGCTGGCCGAGGCCTCGGGCCCGCTCTATCTGGGCGTTGACCTGGGCTCCACCACGGTCAAGGCCGTGCTGGTGGACATCAACGGTGCCGTGCTGGACACCTGGTACCAGCGCAACCAGGGCGATCCGCTGGCCGGGCTGCTGCCCTATGCGGCCGATCTGGTGGACCGTCTGCCTGCCGGTGCCTGGATACAGGCCAGTGCGGCCACGGGCTACGGCGCCGACTACGCCCGGGCTGCCCTGGGCTCCGTCATCTCCGAAGTGGAGACCGTGGCCCACCTCAAGGCGGCCTGCCGTCTGGTGCCGGACGCCACCTATGTCATCGACATCGGCGGCCAGGACATGAAGTGCCTCAAGGTCCGGCAGGGCTGCATCGCGGGCGTGACCCTCAATGAAGCCTGTTCCGCCGGTTGCGGGGCCTTTCTGGAGACCTTTGCCCAAAGCCTGAACCTGAGCATGGAAGAATTCGTGCAGGCCGCGCTCTTTGCCCGCCATCCCGTGGATCTGGGCTCGCGCTGCACGGTGTTCATGAACTCCAAGGTCAAACAGGCCCAGAAGGAAGGCGCCTCCATCGGCGACATCGCGGCCGGGCTCTGTTATGCCGTCATCCGCAATGCCCTGTACAAGGTGCTGCGCCTGCGCACGCCCGACGAGCTGGGCGAACGCGTGCTGGTGCAGGGCGGTTCCTTCATGAACGACGCCCTGCTGCGCGTCATGGAAAACCTGCTGCAACGCGAGGTCAGCCGTCCCGACATCGCCGGGCTCATGGGCGCGTACGGCGCGGCCCTGCTGGCCCTGCGCCGCTGTGCCGGACAGGAGGAGCGCACGCCCCTGAGTTCCGCCGGGCTGCGCTCGCTGGAGATCACGACCAAGTCCGTGCGCTGCCGTGGCTGCGGCAACCATTGCCTGCTCAAGGTGCATCGTTTCTCCAACGGGCACCGCTTCGTGTCCGGCAACCGCTGCGAGCGCGGCGGCATGGGGCATTCGCAGGACGATGTCCCGGTCATGCCCAACATCTACGCCTGGAAGGCCCGGCGCCTGTTCCGCTACCAGCCGCTGGAGCCGGAGCGGGCCCCCCGCGGCCGCATGGGCATCCCCCGTGTGCTCAACATCTACGAGCACTATCCCTTCTGGTTCACCTTTTTCACCCGCCTGGGCTACAGGGTGGAGCTTTCCCCGGCATCGGGCAAGGAGCTGTACGATCTGGGGCTTTCGTCCATGCCGTCCCAGACGGTCTGCTATCCCGCCAAGCTGGCCCACGGCCATGTGACGGCCCTGCTGCGCCAGGGCGTGCGGGAGATCTTCTTCCCCTGTCTGCCGCGTGAAGGGCAGGATACCTCGGTGCGGGGCTACAACTGCCCCGTGGTCTCCGGCTATCCCGAGGTCATCCGCCTGAACACCGACGAGGTGCGGGAGCTGGGCGCGCATCTGTACACGCCCTTCGTCTCGCTGGAGCATCTGGACACCCTGGTGGACCGCCTGCACGAAGTGCTGGGCCTGCCCAAGCTGGAATTGTGGGAGGCGGCCCATGCGGCCCGTGCCGAGCAGGAGGCCTATCGTGCCGAACTGCGGGCCGAGGGCGAACGCATCCTGGCCCAGGTGGAACGTGAGCGGGGGCTGGGCATCGTGCTGTGCGGCCGTCCCTACCATGCGGACCCTGCCGTGCATCACGGCCTGCCGGACTATATCGCGTCGCTGGGCGCGGCCGTGCTCAGCGAGGACAGCGTGGCCCATCTGGGCGTGCTGCGCGATCCTTTGCGCGTGGTGGACCAGTGGAGCTACCACTCCCGCCTGTACCGGGCCGCGGCCCTGGTCTGCGAGCGTCCCCTGCTGGAGCTGGTGCAGCTCACGTCCTTCGGCTGCGGCCTCGATGCCGTGACCAGCGACCAGGTGGCGGAACTGCTGACCCATCACGGTCGCCTGCATACGCTCATCAAGATCGACGAAGGCGCGTCGCTGGGGGCGGCCCGCATCCGCATCCGTTCGCTGCTGGCCGCGGTGCGGGAACGCCGCGAGAGCAGGGCGCCGGAGTTCCGGCAGTCCCCGCGCCCGGAAAGCCCGTACTTCACCGAAGACATGCGCGAGACCCACACCATCGTGGCCCCGCAGATGGCGCCGCTGCATTTCTCCATCATGGAGGCGGCGGTCAACAGCGCGGGCTACCGCTTGCAGGTGCTGCCCGTGGTCAGCCGCCGGGCCATCGAGCTGGGCCTGAACTACGTCCATAACGACGCCTGCTACCCGGCCATCGTGGTCATCGGCCAGATGCTGGACGCCCTGTTCAACGGCCGGTGCGACCCGCAGCGCACGGCCCTGATGCTGGCCCAGACCTGCGGCCCCTGCCGCGCCAGCAATTATCCGGCCCTTCTGCGCAAGGCCCTGCAGGAAGCGGGCTTCCCGCAGGTGCCCATCCTGACCCTGAGCAGCGGTTCCCTCAACAAGCAGCCGGGCTTCAAGATGTCGGGCAGCATGCTGCACCGCATGATCCTGAGTTGCCTGTACGGCGACATGCTGCAGCGTGTCTCCATGTCCTGCCGGGCCAACGAGCTGCACAAGGGCGATACCGACGCCCTGCTGGAACGCTGGACGCAGCGCGCCCGCGAAGTGGCGGGCAAGGGCGATACCCGTGCCTTCCGCAAGGACATGCGCCGTATCGTGGAAGACTTCACGAAGATCCCGCGTGACGGCGTGGTCCGGCCCAAGGTGGGCATCGTGGGCGAGATCCTGCTCAAGTACCACCCCGATGCCAACAACCATGTGGCCCGGCACATCATGGACGAAGGCGGCGAGCCCGTGCTCACCGACATCATGGACTTCTTCCTCTACTGCTTCATGGATCCCATGTACCGCTGGAAGCGGCTGGGCGGACGCATCCTGCCCGCGCTGGGCAGCTGGCTGTTCATCATGCGGGTGGAGATGCTGCGCGCCTCCATGCGCAAGGCCCTGGAGGGCAGCATCTTCATGCCCGTGTCCCGCATCCGGCATTTGTCGCACAGCGTCAAGGGCATCATCTCGCGCGGCAACCAGGCCGGTGAAGGCTGGCTGCTGACCGCCGAGATGCTGGAGCTCATCGACAACGGCGCCACCAACGTGCTCTGCCTGCAACCCTTCGGCTGCCTGCCCAACCATATCACCGGCAAGGGCGTCATGAAGGAACTCAAGCGCCTGCGTCCTGCGGCCAACCTCATGGCCGTGGACTATGACCCAGGCAGCAGCGAGGCCAACCAGCTCAACCGCATCAAGCTCTTCATGTCCATGGCCCACGCCAAGTTGCAGCAGGCCTGA
- a CDS encoding MATE family efflux transporter, which produces MQNQFFSLSEARRFVALGLPVFVAQMSQMGMNFVDTAMTGQASTADMAAVAVAGSIWNPLSLLGIGCLLSLPAMSAHLVGGGQRSRTPHLLRQGIWLTLVISAILMTAFYVISWHLQSFGLDEELSRLGGGYLRAMLWGLPGFMLFVNVRSFLEGYARTRPAMIIGILGLALNVPCNYVLIYGKLGLPQLGAVGCGVATALCYWFMAACMIYYVRRDAQYRDLHPLFLPLLLPRTAPACGCEARARDDASPLAAPYTPEPVPCRFDFPLIWRILRIGLPGALAVFFEVSLFALSALLLAPLGKVIVAGHQIAMNFAGMVFMLPLSLNITAAIRVGQSVGAGRLGRARLSARTALCMGAVSSLIIAACTALFREQIVHIYNDDPAVTALAMSLLLLGSCYQLVDALQTISIGILRAYNDTRIISLVCFTSYWIIGLPLGFTLARTDWLVPAMGPAGFWISYIVALGFVALCYLIRVHHLHGLDAEAVRRRIQR; this is translated from the coding sequence ATGCAGAACCAGTTCTTTTCGTTGTCCGAGGCCCGGCGCTTTGTTGCTCTGGGCCTCCCTGTATTTGTGGCCCAGATGTCACAGATGGGCATGAACTTCGTAGACACGGCCATGACCGGTCAGGCCAGCACGGCGGACATGGCTGCCGTGGCGGTGGCCGGTTCCATCTGGAACCCTCTTTCCCTGCTGGGCATCGGCTGCCTGCTTTCCCTGCCGGCCATGAGCGCCCATCTGGTGGGCGGCGGGCAGCGTTCGCGCACCCCGCACCTGCTGCGGCAGGGCATCTGGCTCACGCTGGTCATCAGCGCCATCCTGATGACCGCCTTTTACGTCATCTCCTGGCATTTGCAGTCCTTCGGGCTGGATGAGGAGCTTTCCCGCCTGGGCGGCGGCTACTTGCGCGCCATGCTCTGGGGCCTGCCGGGCTTCATGCTGTTCGTCAATGTGCGCAGCTTTCTGGAAGGCTATGCCCGCACGCGCCCGGCCATGATCATCGGCATCCTGGGGCTGGCGCTCAACGTGCCCTGCAACTATGTGCTCATCTACGGCAAGCTGGGCCTGCCCCAGCTGGGGGCCGTGGGCTGCGGCGTGGCCACCGCCCTGTGTTACTGGTTCATGGCCGCCTGCATGATCTACTACGTGCGCCGGGATGCCCAGTACCGGGATCTGCATCCCCTGTTCCTGCCCCTGCTGCTGCCGCGCACGGCCCCTGCCTGCGGCTGCGAGGCCCGCGCCCGTGATGACGCCAGTCCCCTGGCCGCTCCCTATACGCCCGAGCCGGTGCCGTGCCGTTTCGACTTTCCCCTGATCTGGCGCATCCTGCGCATCGGCCTGCCCGGTGCGCTGGCCGTGTTCTTCGAGGTCTCGCTGTTCGCACTTTCCGCACTGCTGCTGGCACCGCTGGGCAAGGTCATCGTGGCCGGGCACCAGATCGCCATGAACTTTGCCGGGATGGTCTTCATGCTGCCCCTGTCGCTGAACATCACGGCGGCCATCCGGGTGGGGCAGAGCGTGGGGGCCGGGCGTCTGGGCCGGGCCCGTCTTTCGGCCCGCACGGCCCTGTGCATGGGCGCGGTCTCCTCGCTGATCATCGCGGCCTGCACGGCCCTGTTCCGCGAGCAGATCGTGCACATCTATAACGACGATCCCGCCGTGACGGCCCTGGCCATGAGCCTGCTGCTGCTCGGTTCCTGTTACCAGCTGGTGGACGCCCTGCAGACCATCAGTATCGGCATCCTGCGTGCCTACAACGATACCCGCATCATCTCGCTGGTCTGCTTCACCTCCTACTGGATCATCGGCCTGCCCCTGGGCTTCACGCTGGCCCGTACGGACTGGCTCGTCCCGGCCATGGGGCCTGCGGGCTTCTGGATCTCCTATATCGTGGCCCTGGGCTTCGTGGCCCTGTGTTACCTGATACGCGTGCACCATCTGCACGGTCTGGATGCCGAAGCCGTACGGCGGCGCATCCAGCGCTGA